The Gadus macrocephalus chromosome 1, ASM3116895v1 DNA window TTTTTAAGATTATATAATGGAAACAGACAAGACGGTGGACATGAGAAAGTTTTTGTGGATTGTGTAGGGTAGGAGAGTTTTAATTTGCCACAAATTTATTACACGACAAAGACCAGTTGCACTGCATGTGAGTGATGTCCAAGATAACGATCAGTGATTAGTGAGGATTTTGGTAAAACAAATCTTTCTCTTCTCTGCCCACACTCATTGGTACGGTCTTCAGTGAACGGTCTTGAGAGCTGTGGGAATCTCTGTAAAAGTTGACATTAGATCTTGAACAAAATTCCTTGCATTTGTAACGGAAAATGTTCCTCCCTATACTTCTTTATGTTTCTTTTTGTAGCATTCAGCACTTAGACTACGCCATCGTCCTCGCTGTTCGGGATTGGAATGCAGTTGAGGTTACAAAATTGGCGGACATTATACCAAATTAAAGATTGCCGTCTTTTAGCAGTCCTATTGATCTCAAAGCTGGAAAACGTAAACCTATGAACTATATTTTGATATTCATCTGAGGAGATGATCTGGAATACCaggtcacttttttttttaccagtgaCCTGGCATTCCATTTTGCAGAACACATTTTCCTCAGGTCCCACCTTGCATTAACATCAATATGAATGTGTGAGACCTTCCTTCTAGGCAGAGGGAAACGGGGCCAATGGTGGAGGGAGCAGCTTGGTGCTGGCTCCCAGGACCAGTGTCGCTGCCCCGATAGCATAAAGGCCTCCTCTGTCTGATCTGAAGGGACACTTTTTACCAGAGCTACAAGAAGAGTGAAGAGAGCCAAATGTCCCAGAAAAGTACAAAGTATGGCGTTCAATTTGAGAAGAGGCAACACTGTTCAGTTCCACTCTAGGACGTTGTAACTGTCATTTTCTGTGCTGTCTCACAAATTGCCCATTTTAGCAATCTCCCGATACTGTCTGTCTCCCTATACTTCTGCGCCCTCTCAAATCGACCAACCCCAACCTAATTTTGTCCCCCTTTGGGTCTCAAGTTGATCATTGTGAGCCATCTGTTGTAATGTGTATCACGCCTTCAATTCATATACTTCAATAACTCGGGCCACCTAAATTTACCTGTGCTCTGCAGCAAAAAGGGTTTAAgaaattattcatattattataggattattatcattatcgcTGTTATGATTATGGTTGGTATAATTTGTCATCATTGTTAGCATTATGGAAGCACCAGACTGTTTGAAGAGAGGCAAGAAAGAAggaagcttttttttatttttattattcgtCTGGCTGTTGGTGGTCTGATctcacagagagggggggatggcTCAGAAAGAGACAAGGATGGCAGTCGGGTTTGTACTGGTTGGGAAATGACTTACAGTGCTGAAATAAAATTTATTCTTTTAGTAAAAATTGACTTGACTTTTAATGAGCTTTGTTTTCTGTGACATTGACCAGAAGATAGTGTCTTTATTAAATCTAAGTATTTTTAAAGACCATAGTTTGATGGGTTGCATGCTTTTCATCAGTGGCGCGGTGACGGCTGCGTCAAGTTCTCGTTGTCGGCGCGCTTGAGAACTGGCTAAATCTCGAGATGTTTCAACACGAGTTCACACCCGCTTCTACAGGAAAGATGGCGAGCATGATACGGGGAGCCACCTGGGGAGGGGGTACGCTGAAGAAGCATCCGCCACGGTGCCTCGTTGGGGAAATAATTGAGTGTGGTTACTAACGACACTGGTCAGAGCACACCCAAAACCTTTATTCTGAGGTATGTTTTCAGGATAATACTTAAAGCTCGAGGTCGCGCCAATTCCACCTACCCTAGCTGTCAGCTAGCTCTGCTACTGGGCTCAGACCTAGCTGTCAAGCTAGCTCTGACCTAGCTGTCAGCTAGCTATGCTACTGGGCTCAGACCTAGCTGTCAGCTAGCTATGCTACTGGGCTCAGCGGCATCTCGGGGCTGCAGGGTAAGCATAGACGGGCAGCCCAGTGTTCCTTGCATGAGTAATGCTTCTAGGTATGCCAATTTGTGTTGTATGATGGACGTAAATTACCTCAAAATAAACGCTGTAGGTGGGAGAAGGCGTTAGCCGACAATAGCTTAGAGCTGGGTGCTACTCCATTGAGCGGGTTAGCTGAGCCCGGGCTTCATGTCAGCGCCCATCGGTAGAAACTGGCATGCCGGGATGAGTTGggtcatatatataatatatataaattaaataaaagaaatACGGGGCACTAGGACTTGTACGCTGACAGCTATTTGTCACATTGAACTGCACCCTAGTTCGGTGATGTGACAAACGGTGAGGGAGAAGATGTGCCACTATGTAACCATGATTGATTGTTTGGTCAGGTGGAGGGTTTGTTCAGCATCAGACGGCGCTGAGGGGTCCGGCGGACGGTCGAGTCCTGCTGCAGTGAGtggatggtaaatggactgcatttgtacagcgcttttctaaccagtggccactcaaagtgatttacaatattgcctagcATTAaccaacacattcacacactgaggccggagtcaaccacgcagggcgacagccagctcgtgaAGAGCAGTTAGGCGTCTGGCTCAGGGACACtctaactagcaaccttccggctaccagccaacccgttctacctcctgagcccgaTGCTGCCCGTTGATGATGGCTTCAATAAACAGACAACGAAAGGACGCAATGCAATGGCACATGTTGGGTGTTCATTCAAACGTTCCACTcagggtgagtgagtgaagatACTGGAGGAGCAGAGTGGGAGCTGTGGGCTGAGGTAGTAGTTTGTATAGTTTTAGGATCACACCAGATCTGGGAGATAACTATACAGTCTACTGTCTTTCTCACGGCTACCAAACGTCGCCAGCAGGACAACAGTGACTCCAATGGTGTTCATTGATTCAGTAAGTTCTAGTTTGATCCTGGTCAACTGCTTTGTGTGTCCACTTGTAAGCTAAGCAACCAGCTGAGAGGGATGCGCCGAAGAGACTCCTCATTTAGGAGGAGAATCCTTGGGATTCTGATTCTTATCTTCAAACCACTCgtccggggtcgggtcgtgggggcagcagctctagcagggggccccagacctccacattgaccagctctgaccgGGGGATCctgaggcgttcccaggccagtgttgagatgtaATACCTCctcctagtcctgggtcttccccgagatTCTGATTCCAATAGTTTTGTTCTGCACTCCCCTGTGTTTGTCTTCTCTGCACTGTGGTGAGGTAGTaagttgtgttgttgtggggtGTGGGATATCACCGCCCCATTTAGGAGATGCAACTATACAACTTACTGCCTTCCACATGGTAGCAGTTTACATCCTTTATTGATTTGTGTTCTTTGTACATACATGTATCCATTCCTCATCTGTCTGGTGACCATGCAGATAAGGTACTACTTGTACTACATTGTTCTAGTGTGGTCAATAAGGCTTTTCTCGTGAAGGATCTGTTTAATTAAACCCTGACAAGTATTGATCTTGGGCTTTcctatgtattatttgattaaAGCAAGTCATTTGAATAGTTAGTTTTTTGTTCAACTAACATTTACATTAGTTTGTTAccgaaatgtttttttaactttttgaatAAAACATTCGAATGTTCTTCaatgtttattgatttatttcaaTTTCATTCTTTGCAATAGACCAACAAATGCACATGCCAATCCTTCATCTTTCTGAAAGCCACGCGTTGTAATTGCGTGCTGGTTTAAACATTAGTTAGTGAAACAATGAATCGCCAACCCAGTACGTAGCCTGAGTTGACCTTCCTAAACAATATCCGCTCCACAAAGTGGGCGGtgttgttgccagattgggccagatttcacgcccaatctggcaacactagcGGGCAGCATTGTTTATTCTGCACCTCGACCAATGAGAGAAGGGGGTGTTCCCTGTAGCGCTACAGGGGCGGAGCTTAACTGCTCTTCTGTTAAAATCCCACGTGAACTGCGTGAATCGTGATCTCCTGCGTGAACATGGCGAACATTCGGAGTATCAAGGTGAGGAAGGAATCTAAAGGGTTTAACTGCATGGATATGCATATTCCGAGGTGTGCGTTAACCTAAGTGAATCTATGGAATAGTGTTTATCAGAATTATGTGCCAACTTTCACAATGCTAGTGTTTAGCTCAATGTTAACCGGTGTCATAATTGCCACTGGGTTCATAGCCACCTCATTCGATTTTTCGTTCTCGTCTTGCTATACGTTTCTTACGTCTTTTCAAATGGCTGCTGCATTCTCCTTCACCAACCAGACTCATCGGCCCGTGTTTACAGCCCTCCTCCTGACCCATCGTGTTCACCTTCCCATTGTCCTGGTGTGTTATATGGCTGTACTGGGTTGTTATAATAACTTATATGGCTGTACTGTGTACATCAATAGGGCATGGTCGGGCTCGTCACCGGAGGAGCGTCCGGGCTCGGCCGCGCCACCGTGGAGCGGCTGGTGCAGAACGGAGCGTGCGCGGTGATCCTCGACCTCCCCTCCTCTGATGGTCATGCCCTCGCAGCCAGCCTGGGTGACCGCTGCGCCTTCGCACCTGCTGATGTGAGTGCCAAGTGTTTTGGCTGCAACTTTTGGATATTTATTATAACCTAGACCATTATAAAGCACACAGGTATGTTGTTTAGCATGGCACCTGCTTCCCTAGAACACAAACTCAAATAGGTACGTTTTGATCCTCCAGGTGACGTCTGAGGCGGACGTGCAGTCCGCGGTGGCTCTGGCCAGGGAGCGGTTTGGGAAGCTGGACCTGGCGGTGAACTGTGCTGGCATCGCTGTGGCGGTCAAGACGTATAACATCAAGAAGGACCTCCCTCATAACCTTGAGGACTTCCAACGCGTCATCACGGTAAGAGAACACGCCTTCATGGGTTCATTCCTCTAGTTGCCATGTTTGGGGAGTTTCCCCCCCTTCTGTGGACCAACAGCAGGATCTCGATGTTGTTGGTCTGCAGGTGAACATCGGAGGCACGTTCAACGTGATCCGTCTGGCGGTCGGGGCGATGGCGAAGAACGAGCCTGATGCCGACGGCCACAGAGGCTGCATCATCAACACGGCGAGCGTGGCGGCCTACGACGGACAGGTACCGCAGACATGCTGAACACGGTCCCTTTCACACTGTGCACTTCATTAAAAACAGTTCTGTACGACTTTCATGCCATGGAAGTTTCTCGGCCCGACTGTCTGACCGCCAGCGTCTGGAGTCAACCCTGGAAGGACATTCCTGAAGTCCCTCCTCCAGAGTCATGTTACTCATGTTGCTCTAGCGTACCTCACATCCGCTCGTCCACTGCATGGACAGAGTTGCTAAACAACAATGTCCAcagtaaaatatatattttcagttTATATCTTGGTAACGAGGTTAAGTTCAAAAGCATTGTATGTATGTTCAGTATTTAGTCAGTTTGAAAAATCTCCTAGTCTAGCTGGGATAGGGCTGTTTCATTGCCAGGTCACTGCTCGGATCTTCTCTATGTAATGGCAGCATATGAATCTTATTTCAACTGATGGCCTTTCGGGCCTAAGTTAGACCCATTCACTTCTCCAGGCAAACAGAATGCCCACATCTATGACTGCATCATAGATTGGATTTACATCCTACACGCTGAGCCAAGTTATCCATTACGAACAGATAAAATAACGTAGGCTACATTGGAAACCGTGCCTTAAGCCGTACACCTACACCGAACTCTGCTGGAGGTAGCATTCAAGAATTGGATGTCCCTAACCCATCTGCCCGCTCCCTCACAACGCTTCATTTCATGCACCCGTGGTTGACAGGCAAGCTGGATTCCCCGAACTAATCATGCCCTGATTGGGCAGAAATTGGCCAGAAGTTTTAATCTGAACAGTCTAACACGGAGGCTGTTGCAGGCCATTTGAAACCGATAATCTCCCCGAGCGTTTGACCACCGCTGTGGGGGGGCTGGGTCGGTTCTAACGAAGGACCCCAAACCACGGCTCCTCCAAGCAGCACCGTTGAACTCTTAAAAATATACAGCTTATAGACATAGCTGTTTAAATAATAGATTTGGTTCCAGTGTACCGCCATGCAGTTGAGGCCTTTCGATACATTTGGTTTGAATGAATTAAACTAATCAGAGCTACCTGGTAAACGACTCCAACTTCCATTCATGAGTTATACTGTTGTTCCCATCTCCTAAAACAAGTCGGGCCAACCCCATAAATGTGAACTGAGAGCATAGTAAACGATATCTTTTCCGTGTGGTTGCAGGTGGGCCAGGCGGCGTATTCAGCCTCCAAAGGGGGTATCGTGGGTATGACCCTCCCCATCGCCAGAGACCTGGCTCCTATGGGCGTCCGCGTGGTCACCATCGCTCCGGGTAAGCCCTCCCCCAGAGTGACCCTGAGTCAGGATGTGTTTGGTGTTGCGCCGGCCCGTGTCTCAACACTGTACTCCTgtgtccccccacccccccgtctcCAGGCCTCTTCTCCACCCCCCTGCTCGCCGGCCTCCCAGAGAAGGTGCGCTCCTTCCTGGCCCGCCAGGTGCCTTTCCCCTCGCGCCTGGGTGACCCCGCTGAGTTTGCCCACCTTGTGACATCGATTGCAGAGAATCCCATGCTCAACGGAGAGGTCATCAGACTAGACGGAGCAATTCGCATGCAACcttgagagaggtgtgtgtgtgtgtgtgtgtgtgtgtgtgtgtgtgtgtgtgtgtgtgtgtgtgtgtgtgtgtgtgtgtgtgtgtgtgtgtgtgtgtgtgtgtgtgtgtgtgtgtgtgtgtgtgtgtgtgtgtgtgtgtgtgtgtgtgtgtgtgtgtggcagtacTTCTGTACTCTATGGGGTGTTCCTTCCTTTGTAAACTAACCTAGAAAGTAAACGAATGTATTTTTGTCTTCCTacccaaattaaaaaaattgcaaCATAAGCAAGTAAGCTTAGAAATTGTGCGGTGATTTCTGCACTCAAGCATTGTTTCTGATGCCGTACATCAATATTGTTTTAGTAGATATCTGAAAGCTGCAAAGTCAACCGTCATTCTTGAGTTATAAAGTTAATCCCATAATTAAACAGAAATGGATTTACCTATGTATGAACATTTGATACTGCAGTTAATATTCTTATAGATTGCAAACACTTCTGATTGAccctttttttatataattaatGCCCCGCGACATGTATCACTGAACAGAATCCTGAAAACcaattaaaatgtaatttaagTCAAGCCTACTGTAACTGCTGCTCTTCAAAATGTTTGTCCTTTTCCTTAAATTTAAAACATTAAAGATTCAAGGATTTCAGATATTAGAGTACAGATATCTATAGCTGGACTTAAGCTTTGGTTAAAAAAACCTGATAGAGAGGAACATGGTCTTCTTTGCTCCCAAATGGTGGACATATTGAGAGGCACTGATCTAAAGCATCTGTTTCTAGATACCAAATGGGACAGAAATGGATCACACCTAAAGATGTTGACTACCTCGCTATATTTCTCTGCCAATGAAATGTTGtattcacacacctgtgattgacaggcaagattgATTCCTCTAACCAATCAGGGAAAAGATGTCTTACCCGATTGGTCCGAAGTAAGCTACGGTTGGTCTGAAATCTAAATTAGCTCTCTACCCTGCAGTCTACCCTGAACATATTCTCAGAACATTTCACTAACGGACAGCTGACTGAGTGCTACGGCGTTCCTGGCAAAAGACAAATGATAGCTGTTAAATATTGATTGCCAACAGAACTGTTACCATGTTCATGCTGCATTTGAACATGACGTGTTGGTATCAACACTGCAGTTACGATATGTGCAGAAACAAACCCATGGGTTGCATACTAATGGCTTCTAGAAGGCCGTTTACATTGACCGGCAGAGGGCAGCAACCGATAAGGAATCTACCACGGTGTGCTCTGCTCTTTATTTGCAACATTATTGGGTGCTATATTATTATCGTCTAGGTTTTATTCCAGCCATTCATGTTACATTAATACCCTTATTAATTACCCTAAGTGAGTCCATGTGTTATGATAATGATAGACAGTGGTTCAGTGCTGCTGTACTATAAGTGTGTAGACTACCAGGTCCTTGTTGTTGATGTGTGTACTCGTTGTGAACACTAGAGGGCGTGCTATAACAATAATTGCAGAGAGGCTGCAAATGCAAGGTCTGTGTATAAAGACATGTGATGATAGTGTATATTCCTAGCTAATTTAATTGTTTCAATGTTATTGAGGCACAAACTCTGTGTGAGGGTAATTAAAACACCAAACCAATCACAGCCATTATTAAAGGCTTATACACATCTGCTACAGCGAAGACTAGGGACTATTATTTAGAAACCTCGTTATCTTTAACAGCCTATAGAAGCTAGTTACAACCAGTCAGAAATTAAAGTTTGTTTTAAGAGTAATTATCTTAAGTATGAGAGCAGAACTAAAATCTGGGGGATTGTACGTTTTGTTTTGTGAAAAGCAACATTAAATATCTGCATGGTCGCACCCGGCTACAAACTGGTGAATGGACTACTGAAGTCATTCCAGAGTCACATATTTTATTTCATATAACTATATTACTAATTGCATTAAAACATTGTTATTACACTTTATTCTATTCAATCTATTGCTTCATATTTTTTGTTGGCCCAGCCTCTTACTCTGTCTCttactcgctctctcgctctgtctctcagtctctctctcggtctctctctctctctcttactttctatcgcttgctctgtctctgtctctgtctctgtctctcgctctcgcgctcgctctctgtctctgtctctcgctctctgtctctgtctctctctctcactatttgACATGCATTCCAGCATCCTcacactgtctgtgtgtgtgtgtgtgtgtgtgtgtgtgtgtgtgtgtgcgcgtgtgtatgtgcgtgcaccTTGAATTCAGTATTCCAGTCATGGAGGCTGAGTCACTCTTACGGTAACTGATTGAATAAGgaagtggcgtgtgtgtgtgtgtgcgcgtgtgtctctag harbors:
- the hsd17b10 gene encoding 3-hydroxyacyl-CoA dehydrogenase type-2, with the translated sequence MANIRSIKGMVGLVTGGASGLGRATVERLVQNGACAVILDLPSSDGHALAASLGDRCAFAPADVTSEADVQSAVALARERFGKLDLAVNCAGIAVAVKTYNIKKDLPHNLEDFQRVITVNIGGTFNVIRLAVGAMAKNEPDADGHRGCIINTASVAAYDGQVGQAAYSASKGGIVGMTLPIARDLAPMGVRVVTIAPGLFSTPLLAGLPEKVRSFLARQVPFPSRLGDPAEFAHLVTSIAENPMLNGEVIRLDGAIRMQP